Proteins from a genomic interval of Gordonia sp. SL306:
- a CDS encoding ArsR/SmtB family transcription factor, with protein MTDTDEDRADALFHALSDRTRRDIMRRVLTGEHSVSVLAAEYDMSFAAVQKHVAVLERAGLLTKRRHGREQLATGDVTAVRAVATLLTELEAVWRGRIARIDELIATESPQED; from the coding sequence GTGACCGATACGGACGAGGACAGGGCAGACGCCCTGTTCCACGCGCTCTCCGATCGCACACGACGCGACATCATGCGTCGTGTGTTGACCGGCGAGCACTCGGTCTCGGTATTGGCGGCCGAGTACGACATGAGCTTTGCCGCCGTACAAAAGCATGTCGCCGTGCTCGAACGCGCCGGCCTGCTCACCAAACGTCGCCACGGCCGTGAGCAACTCGCGACCGGCGACGTCACCGCGGTGCGCGCGGTGGCGACCCTGCTCACCGAGCTCGAGGCGGTCTGGCGGGGCCGGATCGCACGCATCGACGAACTCATCGCAACGGAATCACCACAGGAGGACTGA
- a CDS encoding SRPBCC family protein, with protein MPVTNVTHDIDSRTLTITAEFAAPAARIWRLYADPRQLEKIWGPPTYPATVVEHDFTPGGRVTYYMTSPEGEKFGGYWVLKTIDEPNGFSFEDGFADDDFKPIESMPVSTNTYAFEERDGHTVATYVSAYDTAEALEKVLEMGIVEGASGAINQIDALLAG; from the coding sequence ATGCCTGTCACCAATGTCACCCACGACATCGACTCCCGCACGCTCACCATCACCGCCGAGTTCGCCGCACCGGCGGCACGCATCTGGCGGCTGTACGCCGACCCGCGCCAGCTCGAAAAGATCTGGGGCCCACCGACGTATCCTGCGACTGTTGTCGAGCACGACTTCACCCCGGGGGGTCGCGTCACGTATTACATGACGAGCCCCGAAGGCGAGAAGTTCGGCGGCTACTGGGTGCTCAAGACCATCGACGAACCGAACGGGTTCAGTTTCGAAGACGGCTTCGCCGACGACGACTTCAAGCCGATCGAGTCCATGCCGGTGTCGACGAACACCTATGCGTTCGAAGAACGGGACGGCCATACCGTCGCGACCTATGTCAGCGCATACGACACCGCCGAGGCGTTGGAGAAGGTCCTCGAGATGGGCATCGTCGAAGGCGCGTCCGGAGCGATCAATCAGATCGACGCCCTGCTCGCCGGATAG
- a CDS encoding DUF4185 domain-containing protein → MRFKRGRRPDEGMKVGNLTGPGLSTQFGVGAADLGAMVEAPNGDIVAVFGDTYRKARAGSSDWRSPVVLIGNRNREGRVVWERAGGPDPTYARQLWPYIHDSPPWHRGGFSTVIPSDLLRVGDDLYLHAIVVRGFPTVHWTEIWRSSDNGVTWGHMGPDATFAADLHDGLAQSWTWDFDPDDGWVYVISTAFQSGSGMILRAVRPADIGNRSAYIGWGYRDGAWAWGNPPTVITPDGEVWRETTFRRLGDGRHVGWVLGGFCISDRGLSYRVLDRPIDNVGGRVRRCRSPRSPTGRPRIMRPAGSRRRTGGMSCRAPLSILRAGSIWLCRNGIPEPIGPTTSCSSRPP, encoded by the coding sequence ATGCGATTCAAACGAGGCCGTCGGCCAGACGAGGGCATGAAGGTCGGGAACCTCACCGGACCGGGCCTGTCCACCCAGTTCGGTGTGGGCGCTGCCGATCTCGGAGCGATGGTGGAGGCTCCCAACGGCGACATCGTCGCCGTCTTCGGTGACACGTATCGCAAAGCGCGGGCCGGATCGTCGGACTGGCGTTCGCCGGTGGTGTTGATCGGAAACCGGAACCGCGAGGGCCGGGTGGTGTGGGAACGCGCCGGCGGACCGGATCCGACCTATGCCCGCCAGCTGTGGCCCTACATCCACGACTCTCCCCCGTGGCATCGCGGTGGCTTCTCCACGGTGATCCCGAGCGATCTGCTTCGTGTGGGAGATGATCTCTACCTGCACGCCATCGTCGTACGAGGTTTCCCCACCGTGCACTGGACGGAGATCTGGCGATCGTCTGACAACGGTGTCACCTGGGGACACATGGGCCCCGACGCCACGTTCGCGGCAGATCTCCACGACGGCTTGGCGCAGTCGTGGACCTGGGATTTCGACCCGGACGACGGGTGGGTCTACGTGATATCCACCGCGTTCCAATCAGGCTCGGGAATGATCCTGCGTGCTGTTCGGCCGGCCGACATCGGCAACCGCAGCGCGTACATCGGATGGGGCTACCGTGACGGCGCGTGGGCGTGGGGCAACCCTCCGACGGTGATCACCCCGGACGGTGAGGTCTGGCGTGAGACGACCTTCCGGCGCCTGGGAGACGGCCGCCACGTCGGCTGGGTGCTCGGTGGATTCTGCATTTCCGATCGGGGGTTGTCCTACCGTGTTCTCGACCGTCCGATCGACAACGTCGGCGGACGCGTGAGACGATGCCGATCGCCGAGATCGCCGACTGGTCGGCCGAGGATCATGCGTCCGGCAGGGTCGCGCAGGCGTACGGGGGGTATGTCATGCCGGGCTCCGCTCTCGATACTCCGGGCGGGATCGATCTGGCTGTGTCGCAATGGAATACCAGAACCCATTGGCCCTACCACGTCATGCAGTTCGCGACCACCCTGA
- a CDS encoding VOC family protein: MTATTRVISVSVPVQDQDKAIEFYTQTLGCDLVTDMELWPGVRLVEVRPPRSSVSLLLLPPDSEIPVAVRLGTTDADEAHARLTAAGATVHNDEPLRWEGVPPMFAFADGDGNTLVYLEEGELTGA, from the coding sequence ATGACTGCGACCACTCGAGTGATCAGCGTTTCCGTCCCGGTTCAGGATCAGGACAAAGCGATCGAGTTCTACACCCAGACCCTGGGGTGCGATTTGGTCACCGACATGGAGCTGTGGCCGGGAGTACGACTTGTGGAGGTCCGTCCACCCCGTTCGAGCGTGTCGCTGCTCCTCCTTCCACCGGACAGCGAGATCCCGGTGGCCGTCCGGCTCGGTACGACCGATGCGGATGAGGCGCATGCCCGCCTCACCGCAGCGGGTGCCACTGTGCACAATGACGAGCCGCTTCGCTGGGAGGGTGTCCCGCCGATGTTCGCCTTTGCCGACGGTGACGGCAACACGCTCGTGTACCTCGAAGAGGGCGAGCTGACGGGCGCCTGA